A window from Aeromonas rivipollensis encodes these proteins:
- the tsaB gene encoding tRNA (adenosine(37)-N6)-threonylcarbamoyltransferase complex dimerization subunit type 1 TsaB codes for MTELKILAVDTATEACSAALLVGDKLFSRWEEAPRDHTQKILPMVQAVLDEAGLSLTELDAIAFGRGPGSFTGVRIGISVAQGLAFGAGVPLIGISTLAAMAQGAHRLEGAERVLTAIDARMNEVYFGHYELLDGRMQLVGEEVVSDPAALIEARGKLAGSLSCVGTGFVTYGETLNALADELAVSQVRFPAAVDMLPLARNAWLAGEAVAVEQATPVYLRDKVTWKKLPGRE; via the coding sequence ATGACCGAGTTGAAGATCCTGGCCGTTGATACCGCCACCGAAGCCTGCTCCGCCGCCCTTCTGGTGGGTGACAAGCTGTTCTCCCGTTGGGAAGAGGCGCCACGGGATCACACCCAAAAAATCCTGCCCATGGTTCAGGCTGTGTTAGACGAGGCCGGTCTATCGTTGACTGAGCTCGACGCCATCGCCTTCGGGCGTGGACCGGGCTCCTTTACCGGCGTGCGCATCGGGATCAGCGTGGCCCAGGGGCTCGCCTTTGGCGCCGGCGTGCCGCTCATCGGCATATCCACCCTGGCTGCCATGGCCCAGGGGGCTCATCGTCTGGAGGGGGCCGAGCGGGTGCTGACCGCCATCGATGCGCGGATGAACGAGGTCTATTTTGGCCACTACGAGCTGCTCGATGGCCGCATGCAGCTGGTGGGGGAGGAAGTGGTGAGCGATCCCGCCGCCCTGATTGAAGCGCGCGGCAAGCTGGCGGGCAGCCTGAGCTGCGTCGGGACCGGCTTTGTAACCTATGGCGAGACGCTCAACGCGCTGGCCGACGAACTGGCGGTGAGCCAGGTGCGCTTCCCGGCGGCGGTCGACATGCTGCCCCTGGCACGCAACGCCTGGCTGGCGGGAGAGGCGGTCGCTGTGGAGCAGGCCACACCGGTATATTTGCGCGACAAGGTGACCTGGAAAAAACTGCCGGGTCGCGAGTGA
- a CDS encoding ATP-dependent DNA helicase, with the protein MTIQTLFKPDGPLASHIEGFKARAPQLEMAEAVACAIKSGGRLLVEAGTGTGKTYAYLVPALESGKRVVISTGSKNLQEQLFYRDLPTITGALSYTPPVALLKGRSNYLCIERMNRLLSESHLQKPEILSDLVKVKSWSTATDNGDVGDIPGLQENAEILAHVTSTNDNCLGRDCPYYDDCHLVVARRRAMDAQVVVINHHLFFADMAVKDTGFGELVPEAQVYVFDEAHQLPEIATNYFGKSVGSRTILDLAQDIQLAYRAEAHDMGQLGKAADRLSIASQDLRLAFGIDGGRGNTRDILRQPLWGQALARLNDAIGLCYEVLKLALGRGEQLDHAFERVCELRTRLGEVLAVNQTGFSYWYDCSRLHFSLNLTPLSVAERFGAEVQKPEVAWIFTSATLTVDMRFDHFKAELGLAGSAELILDSPFDYAEQARLCVPRFLPEPNAFGRGEQLANLMIPLINKTPGGCFFLCTSHQVMRQVAEVLRREIGRTVLLQGEDNKQRLLKTFVENGRAVLVATSSFWEGIDVRGAALSCVIIDKLPFASPDDPLLKARVDDCKLKGGDPFAELQLPKAVIALKQGVGRLIRDRSDHGVLVICDPRMVNKPYGATFIKSLPAIPRTRELESLGSFFDRGALHSTCDAGGWLAID; encoded by the coding sequence TTGACCATCCAGACCCTGTTCAAGCCAGATGGCCCTCTGGCCAGCCACATCGAGGGCTTCAAGGCCCGTGCGCCGCAACTGGAGATGGCCGAAGCGGTGGCGTGCGCCATCAAGAGCGGCGGCCGCCTGCTGGTGGAGGCGGGCACCGGCACCGGCAAGACTTACGCCTATCTGGTGCCGGCGCTGGAATCCGGCAAGCGGGTGGTGATCAGCACAGGCTCCAAGAACCTGCAGGAGCAGCTCTTCTACCGGGATCTCCCCACCATCACGGGCGCGCTCTCCTACACCCCGCCGGTGGCCCTGCTCAAGGGGCGCAGCAACTATCTCTGCATCGAGCGGATGAACCGCCTCTTGAGCGAATCCCACCTGCAAAAGCCCGAAATTCTCAGCGATCTGGTCAAGGTGAAGTCCTGGTCCACCGCCACCGACAACGGCGATGTGGGGGACATTCCGGGGCTGCAGGAGAACGCCGAGATCCTCGCCCACGTCACCAGCACCAACGACAACTGCCTCGGTCGCGACTGCCCCTATTATGACGACTGCCATCTGGTGGTGGCCCGGCGCCGGGCCATGGATGCCCAGGTGGTGGTGATCAATCATCACCTCTTCTTCGCCGATATGGCGGTGAAAGACACCGGATTTGGCGAGCTGGTGCCCGAAGCGCAAGTCTATGTGTTCGACGAGGCGCACCAGTTGCCGGAGATCGCCACCAACTACTTCGGCAAGTCGGTGGGCAGCCGCACCATTCTGGATCTGGCGCAGGACATCCAGCTCGCCTATAGAGCCGAGGCCCACGACATGGGACAGCTTGGCAAGGCGGCGGACAGGCTCTCCATCGCCAGTCAGGACTTGCGCCTCGCCTTCGGGATAGACGGGGGGCGTGGCAATACCCGCGATATCCTGCGCCAGCCGCTCTGGGGCCAGGCCCTGGCCCGTCTCAACGACGCCATCGGGCTCTGCTACGAGGTGCTCAAACTGGCGCTCGGGCGCGGTGAGCAGCTGGATCACGCCTTCGAGCGAGTCTGCGAGCTGCGCACCCGCCTAGGGGAGGTATTGGCGGTCAACCAGACAGGTTTCTCCTACTGGTATGACTGCTCCCGGCTGCACTTCTCCCTCAATCTCACCCCGCTGTCGGTGGCCGAGCGGTTCGGCGCCGAGGTGCAAAAGCCCGAGGTGGCCTGGATCTTTACCTCAGCCACCCTGACGGTGGATATGCGTTTCGATCACTTCAAGGCGGAGCTGGGGCTGGCCGGCAGCGCCGAGCTTATCCTAGACAGCCCCTTTGACTACGCCGAGCAGGCGCGGCTCTGTGTGCCGCGCTTCCTGCCTGAGCCCAATGCCTTCGGGCGGGGGGAGCAGCTTGCCAACCTGATGATCCCCCTCATCAACAAGACGCCGGGGGGATGTTTTTTCCTCTGCACCAGCCATCAGGTGATGCGGCAGGTGGCCGAGGTGCTGCGCCGGGAGATAGGCCGCACCGTGCTCTTGCAGGGGGAGGATAACAAGCAGCGGCTGCTCAAGACCTTCGTGGAGAACGGGCGCGCCGTGCTGGTGGCTACCAGCAGTTTTTGGGAGGGGATAGACGTGCGAGGGGCGGCATTGTCCTGTGTTATCATCGACAAGCTGCCCTTTGCGAGCCCGGACGACCCGCTGCTCAAGGCACGGGTGGATGATTGCAAGCTCAAGGGGGGAGATCCCTTCGCCGAGCTCCAGCTGCCCAAGGCGGTGATTGCCTTGAAACAGGGGGTGGGGCGGCTCATTCGTGATCGCAGTGATCACGGCGTGCTGGTCATCTGTGATCCGCGCATGGTCAACAAGCCCTATGGCGCCACCTTTATCAAGAGTCTGCCCGCCATCCCTCGCACCCGGGAGTTAGAGTCGTTGGGGAGTTTCTTTGACCGGGGCGCTCTGCATTCGACCTGCGATGCTGGCGGGTGGCTAGCGATTGACTGA
- the hisG gene encoding ATP phosphoribosyltransferase, with amino-acid sequence METQRLRIAMQKSGRLSQDSQALFKSCGLKINLREQRLIAHVENMPIDILRVRDDDIPGLVMEGVVDLGIIGENVLEEVQLIRASQDLPYQVKTLKQLDFGGCRLSLAVPEDVTYTGPESLAGKRIATSYPGLLKRFFDEKGLNFKSVMLGGSVEVAPRAGLADAICDLVSTGATLEANGLKEVEVIYRSKAVLVQAPNPLSEAKQKLIDKLLPRIQGMQQARESKYIMLHAPKDKLDAITDLLPGAERPTIMQLAGDTNQVALHVVSSETLFWETMEQLKALGASSILVLPIEKMME; translated from the coding sequence ATGGAAACACAACGTCTGCGCATCGCCATGCAAAAATCCGGTCGCCTGAGCCAGGACTCCCAGGCCCTGTTCAAGAGCTGCGGCCTCAAAATTAACTTACGGGAACAGCGCCTTATCGCCCACGTGGAAAACATGCCCATCGACATACTGCGGGTGCGTGATGACGACATCCCCGGGCTGGTGATGGAAGGGGTGGTCGACCTTGGCATCATAGGCGAGAACGTGCTGGAAGAGGTGCAGCTCATTCGCGCCTCCCAGGATCTGCCCTATCAGGTCAAGACCCTCAAGCAGCTGGACTTCGGTGGCTGCCGCCTGTCGCTGGCGGTGCCGGAAGATGTCACCTACACAGGGCCCGAAAGCCTGGCAGGCAAACGCATCGCCACCTCTTACCCGGGTCTGCTCAAGCGCTTCTTCGATGAGAAGGGGCTCAATTTCAAGAGCGTCATGCTGGGCGGCTCGGTGGAAGTGGCGCCCCGCGCTGGTCTGGCCGACGCCATCTGCGATCTGGTCTCCACCGGTGCTACCCTCGAGGCCAACGGCCTCAAAGAGGTGGAGGTGATCTATCGCTCCAAGGCGGTGTTGGTGCAAGCCCCCAACCCCTTGAGTGAGGCCAAGCAGAAGCTCATCGACAAACTGCTGCCCCGCATCCAGGGGATGCAGCAGGCCCGCGAGAGCAAGTACATCATGCTGCACGCCCCCAAGGACAAGCTCGATGCCATCACCGATCTGCTGCCCGGCGCCGAGCGCCCCACCATCATGCAGTTGGCCGGTGACACCAATCAGGTGGCCCTGCACGTCGTCTCCAGCGAGACCCTGTTCTGGGAGACCATGGAGCAGCTCAAGGCCCTCGGCGCCAGCTCCATTCTGGTGCTGCCCATCGAAAAGATGATGGAATAA
- the hisD gene encoding histidinol dehydrogenase produces MQTLIWKTLSPAQQADVLTRPALNDEADIGAVVKEIIGAVRSRGDEALRELSLRFERAPREQLRVSEDEIEAACARLDDEIKSAIEAAIANIRTFHAAQAQPVVRVETQPGVVCELRTQPISRVGLYVPGGSAPLPSTVMMLAIPAGLAGCREVVLCTPSPASDEILFAARACGVEKVFAIGGAQAIAAMAYGTQTIPKVDKIFGPGNAYVTEAKGQVSRDWRGAAIDMPAGPSEVLVIADESANPAFVAADLLSQAEHGPDSQVVLVTTSPLLTDAIAGEIKSQLAQLSRRDIAAQALGSSLVILCDSLDEACAISNAYAPEHLIVQTQAPRDLLDKLENAGSIFLGSWTPESVGDYASGTNHTLPTYGYARTCSSLGLADYQRRYTVQELSIEGIRGLGPIVQRIADAEGLDAHKNAVTLRLNALSSQPQKDLS; encoded by the coding sequence ATGCAGACCCTGATCTGGAAGACCCTCTCCCCCGCCCAGCAGGCCGACGTGCTGACCCGCCCTGCCCTCAATGACGAGGCCGATATCGGCGCCGTGGTCAAAGAGATCATTGGCGCGGTGCGCAGCCGGGGCGACGAGGCCCTGCGCGAGCTGAGTCTGCGCTTCGAGCGCGCTCCCCGTGAGCAGTTGCGTGTCAGCGAAGATGAGATTGAAGCTGCCTGCGCGCGGCTGGATGACGAGATCAAAAGCGCCATCGAAGCGGCCATCGCCAACATTCGCACCTTTCACGCCGCCCAGGCGCAACCGGTGGTACGGGTCGAGACCCAGCCTGGGGTGGTGTGCGAGCTGCGCACCCAACCCATCAGCCGGGTCGGCCTCTATGTGCCGGGGGGCAGCGCACCGCTCCCCTCCACAGTGATGATGCTGGCCATTCCGGCAGGCCTGGCCGGTTGCCGCGAGGTGGTGCTCTGCACCCCGTCGCCGGCCAGCGACGAGATACTGTTTGCCGCTCGCGCCTGCGGGGTCGAGAAGGTGTTCGCCATCGGCGGCGCCCAGGCCATCGCCGCCATGGCCTACGGCACGCAGACGATCCCCAAGGTGGACAAGATTTTCGGCCCGGGCAACGCCTACGTGACCGAGGCCAAGGGCCAGGTCTCCCGGGACTGGCGCGGCGCCGCCATCGACATGCCGGCCGGCCCCTCCGAGGTGCTGGTGATTGCCGACGAGAGCGCCAATCCCGCCTTCGTGGCAGCGGACCTGCTCTCCCAGGCCGAACACGGTCCCGACAGCCAGGTGGTGCTGGTGACCACCTCGCCGCTCCTGACCGATGCCATCGCTGGCGAAATAAAAAGCCAGCTTGCCCAGCTCAGCCGCCGGGATATCGCCGCCCAGGCGCTCGGCAGCAGCCTGGTGATCCTCTGCGACAGTCTGGACGAGGCCTGCGCCATCTCCAACGCCTATGCGCCGGAACACCTGATAGTGCAGACCCAAGCGCCTCGCGATCTGCTGGATAAACTGGAGAACGCCGGCTCCATCTTCTTGGGATCCTGGACGCCCGAGTCGGTCGGCGATTACGCCAGCGGCACCAACCACACCCTGCCCACCTACGGCTATGCCCGCACCTGCTCCAGCCTCGGGCTCGCGGATTACCAGCGCCGCTACACTGTGCAGGAGCTGAGTATCGAGGGGATCCGGGGCCTTGGCCCCATAGTCCAGCGCATCGCCGATGCGGAAGGACTCGATGCCCATAAGAACGCCGTCACCCTCAGATTGAACGCACTTTCAAGCCAGCCGCAGAAGGATTTGTCATGA
- the hisC gene encoding histidinol-phosphate transaminase, translating to MSIANLARRVVRALTPYQSARRIGGQGHVWLNANEAPLAYPFTIEGNRLNRYPECQPAEVVNGYAAYAGVNPDQVLVSRGADEAIELLIRTFCEAGEDQILICPPTYGMYAISAETCGVGIVELPLTTSRQPDWPAIADRLSDVKLVFLCSPNNPTGDLVGRKGLVALLEKARERAIVVVDEAYIEFCPEGSVVDLLTQYPNLVVTRTLSKAFALAGIRCGFTLGNPEVIAMLAKVIAPYPIPEPIAQIAAQALSPMGLALMQERVVELNRQKALIKAELLRLACVKEVFEDKGNFVLVRFTDGAAVFAAMKAAGIILRDFSSKPGLDNSIRITIGYQGEMDAVLAVLRDLSNRTPSASNPSAASV from the coding sequence ATGAGCATCGCCAATCTGGCTCGCCGCGTGGTGCGGGCCCTCACCCCCTATCAATCCGCCCGTCGCATCGGTGGTCAGGGTCATGTCTGGCTCAACGCCAACGAGGCGCCGCTGGCCTACCCCTTCACCATCGAGGGCAACCGCCTCAACCGCTACCCCGAGTGCCAGCCGGCCGAGGTGGTCAACGGCTACGCCGCCTACGCCGGGGTCAATCCGGATCAGGTGCTGGTGAGCCGCGGCGCCGACGAGGCCATCGAGCTCCTGATCCGCACCTTCTGCGAGGCGGGGGAGGATCAGATCCTCATCTGCCCCCCCACCTACGGCATGTACGCCATCAGCGCCGAGACCTGCGGCGTCGGCATCGTCGAGCTGCCGCTCACCACCAGCCGTCAGCCGGACTGGCCCGCCATCGCGGATCGCCTCTCCGACGTGAAGCTGGTGTTCCTCTGCTCACCCAACAACCCCACCGGGGATCTGGTGGGCCGCAAGGGGCTCGTCGCCCTACTGGAGAAGGCCCGGGAGCGCGCCATAGTGGTGGTGGACGAGGCCTACATCGAGTTCTGCCCGGAAGGCTCAGTGGTGGATCTGCTGACCCAATACCCCAATCTGGTAGTGACTCGCACCCTCTCCAAGGCCTTTGCCCTGGCGGGGATCCGCTGCGGCTTCACCTTGGGCAATCCCGAGGTGATCGCCATGCTGGCCAAGGTGATAGCCCCCTACCCCATCCCCGAGCCCATCGCCCAGATTGCAGCCCAGGCCCTCTCCCCCATGGGACTGGCGCTGATGCAGGAGCGGGTGGTGGAGCTCAACAGGCAGAAGGCCCTCATCAAGGCCGAGCTGCTCCGGCTTGCCTGCGTGAAAGAGGTGTTCGAGGACAAGGGCAACTTCGTGCTGGTGCGCTTCACCGATGGCGCCGCCGTCTTTGCCGCCATGAAGGCCGCCGGCATCATACTGCGTGATTTTTCCAGCAAGCCGGGCCTGGACAACAGCATCCGCATCACCATCGGTTATCAGGGGGAGATGGACGCAGTTCTCGCCGTGCTGCGCGATCTATCGAACAGAACCCCCTCAGCCAGCAACCCGTCTGCCGCCAGCGTATAA
- the hisB gene encoding bifunctional histidinol-phosphatase/imidazoleglycerol-phosphate dehydratase HisB → MKTPFLFIDRDGTLIEEPVTDKQVDSLAKLRFEPMVIPVLRELQAAGYVLVMVTNQDGLGTASLPLENFQPPQDLMMHLFESQGVNWEQVLICPHFPTDGCSCRKPHLGLVKEYLASGRIDFANSFVIGDRQTDLQLAENMGIRGIRYHPQDHDWLAIRDQLLSKGRVAEVERYTKETRIQVAVDLDKSGGNQIATGIGFFDHMLDQIATHAGFRLKLKVSGDLHIDDHHTVEDVGLALGQALRQALGNKRGIGRFGFVLAMDEVQAVIDGRPREGEQAPSLIELDVATALDLSGRPYFVFDCPNGFGRDSVGEMATEMVPHFFRSLSDAMAITLQMKVGSGNTHHQVEALFKGFGRALRQAIRVEGSELPSSKGVL, encoded by the coding sequence ATGAAGACCCCGTTTTTGTTTATCGACCGTGACGGCACCTTGATAGAAGAGCCGGTGACCGACAAGCAGGTGGACAGCCTCGCCAAGCTGCGCTTCGAGCCCATGGTGATCCCGGTGCTGCGGGAGCTCCAGGCCGCCGGTTACGTGCTGGTGATGGTGACCAACCAGGATGGGCTGGGCACTGCCAGCCTGCCACTGGAAAACTTCCAGCCCCCTCAGGATCTGATGATGCATCTCTTTGAATCCCAAGGGGTGAACTGGGAGCAGGTGCTGATCTGCCCCCACTTCCCCACCGACGGCTGCAGCTGCCGCAAGCCCCACCTCGGGCTGGTCAAGGAGTACCTCGCCTCGGGTCGCATCGACTTTGCCAACTCCTTCGTGATTGGCGACAGACAGACCGATCTGCAACTCGCCGAGAACATGGGCATTCGCGGCATTCGCTACCACCCGCAGGATCACGACTGGCTCGCCATCCGTGATCAGCTGCTCTCCAAGGGGCGTGTGGCCGAGGTGGAGCGCTACACCAAGGAGACCCGCATTCAGGTGGCGGTGGACTTGGACAAGAGCGGCGGCAACCAGATTGCCACCGGCATCGGCTTCTTCGATCACATGCTGGATCAGATAGCCACCCACGCCGGTTTCCGCCTCAAGCTTAAAGTCAGCGGCGATCTGCACATCGACGATCACCACACTGTGGAAGATGTGGGGCTGGCCCTGGGTCAGGCCCTGCGTCAGGCCCTTGGCAACAAGCGCGGCATCGGTCGCTTCGGCTTCGTGCTGGCGATGGACGAGGTGCAGGCGGTCATTGATGGCCGCCCCCGCGAGGGCGAACAGGCACCCTCCCTGATCGAGCTGGACGTGGCCACGGCACTGGATCTGAGCGGCCGCCCCTACTTCGTGTTCGACTGCCCGAACGGCTTTGGCCGCGACAGTGTGGGCGAGATGGCCACCGAGATGGTGCCACACTTCTTCCGCTCCCTCTCGGACGCCATGGCCATCACCCTGCAGATGAAGGTGGGCAGCGGCAACACCCACCACCAGGTGGAGGCGCTGTTCAAGGGCTTTGGCCGCGCCCTGCGCCAGGCCATCCGGGTGGAAGGGAGCGAACTCCCCTCCAGCAAGGGGGTGCTGTGA
- the hisH gene encoding imidazole glycerol phosphate synthase subunit HisH, with the protein MGLSKQNLVIIDTGCANLASVRMAFERLGVKPQVSCQAADIEQADKLILPGVGTAVAAMRNLNERGLVPLIRAAKQPLLGFCLGMQMLAQASEETMSGSDESDEGLIEGLGIVPGRIRLMEVGNLRLPHMGWNQIEHDETHPLLKGIRSGSYFYFVHSYALEVTEATLASCDYGQPFTAIVGRDNFFGAQFHPERSGSAGARLLQNFLEL; encoded by the coding sequence ATGGGTCTGAGTAAGCAAAACCTCGTCATCATCGATACGGGCTGTGCGAACCTCGCCTCGGTGCGCATGGCGTTCGAGCGCCTCGGCGTAAAGCCGCAGGTCTCCTGCCAGGCCGCCGACATCGAGCAGGCAGACAAGCTGATCCTGCCCGGGGTGGGCACAGCCGTGGCCGCCATGCGCAACCTCAACGAACGGGGACTGGTGCCCCTTATTCGCGCCGCCAAGCAGCCCCTGCTGGGCTTTTGCCTCGGCATGCAGATGCTGGCACAGGCCTCGGAGGAGACCATGAGTGGCAGTGACGAATCGGATGAGGGCTTGATCGAGGGCCTCGGCATAGTGCCAGGCAGGATCCGGCTGATGGAGGTGGGCAATCTGCGCCTGCCCCACATGGGCTGGAACCAGATTGAGCACGATGAGACCCACCCCCTGCTCAAGGGGATCCGAAGCGGCAGCTACTTCTACTTCGTCCACTCCTACGCCCTGGAGGTGACGGAGGCGACCCTCGCCAGCTGCGACTATGGTCAGCCCTTCACCGCCATCGTCGGCCGTGACAACTTCTTCGGCGCCCAATTCCACCCGGAGCGCTCAGGCAGTGCCGGTGCCCGTTTACTGCAAAACTTTCTGGAGCTGTAA
- the hisA gene encoding 1-(5-phosphoribosyl)-5-[(5-phosphoribosylamino)methylideneamino]imidazole-4-carboxamide isomerase: MIIPAIDLINGQVVRLYQGDYGQKTAYSSSPQARFDDYVAQGAEQLHLVDLDGAKDAKARQLALITELLAVTQAPVQVGGGVRSEQDVADLLAAGANRVVVGSTAVKSPDLVASWMEKYGPERIVLALDVNIDAQGNRQIAVAGWQENSGVSLEALIERFLPAGLKHVLCTDISRDGTLSGSNVELYRDLCARYPGVAFQASGGIGGLADIEALKDTGVKGVILGRALLEGKFDVKEAIACWDE, encoded by the coding sequence ATGATCATTCCCGCAATTGACCTCATCAATGGCCAGGTAGTCCGACTCTATCAGGGGGACTACGGCCAGAAGACCGCATACAGCAGCAGCCCCCAGGCCCGCTTCGACGACTATGTTGCCCAGGGGGCGGAGCAGCTTCACCTGGTGGATCTGGACGGTGCCAAGGATGCCAAGGCGCGCCAGCTCGCCCTCATCACCGAGCTGCTCGCCGTAACCCAGGCGCCGGTGCAGGTGGGCGGCGGCGTGCGCAGCGAGCAGGACGTGGCGGACCTGCTGGCCGCCGGCGCCAACCGGGTGGTGGTCGGCTCCACCGCCGTCAAGTCCCCGGATCTGGTGGCAAGCTGGATGGAAAAATACGGCCCCGAGCGCATAGTGCTGGCGCTGGACGTCAACATCGATGCCCAGGGGAATCGCCAGATTGCGGTGGCAGGCTGGCAGGAGAACAGCGGCGTGAGCCTTGAGGCGCTGATCGAGCGCTTCCTCCCCGCCGGGCTAAAACACGTGCTCTGCACCGACATCAGCCGGGACGGAACGCTCTCGGGCAGCAACGTCGAGCTCTACCGGGATCTCTGCGCCCGCTACCCCGGCGTGGCGTTTCAGGCCTCTGGCGGCATCGGCGGCCTGGCCGACATAGAGGCGCTCAAGGACACCGGCGTCAAGGGGGTCATCCTCGGCCGCGCGCTCCTCGAAGGCAAGTTCGACGTGAAAGAGGCCATCGCCTGCTGGGATGAATGA
- a CDS encoding two-component system response regulator — protein sequence MFTSHCATILIVDDSPENLMVLTELLSPTYRVLAAQSGEKCLRIASGKTRPDLILLDVMMPGMDGYEVLRQLRTNPETHRIPVVLLTALADPQSEEFGLSLGAVDYITKPIKPVIVQARVRTQLEAKQARDGLHDQNAALEAEVARRMTENDLIQQVSIRALAHLAEIRDPETGNHILRTQAYVRLLASALAGHPRFAETLSPDYIDLLSRSAPLHDIGKVGIPDHILLKPGKLTPEEWQIMRTHAKLGSDAIEEAERDMEQPLAFLTLAKEIAHWHHEKWDGSGYPDGLCGDAIPLSARLMTLADVFDALISVRVYKPAMSYEEARTLILSGSGQHFDPDVVAAFDSHFEQFVTIAERYQDDAEVAHG from the coding sequence ATGTTCACATCTCACTGTGCCACCATCCTCATCGTCGATGACTCTCCCGAGAACCTGATGGTGCTGACCGAATTGCTCTCACCCACCTATAGGGTGCTCGCCGCCCAGAGCGGGGAGAAGTGCCTGCGCATTGCCAGTGGCAAGACGAGACCGGATCTCATCCTGCTGGACGTGATGATGCCCGGCATGGACGGCTATGAGGTACTCAGACAGCTGCGCACCAACCCTGAGACCCACCGCATTCCCGTGGTACTGCTCACCGCCCTCGCCGACCCCCAAAGCGAGGAGTTCGGCCTGTCACTCGGGGCCGTCGACTACATCACCAAACCCATCAAGCCTGTCATCGTCCAGGCGCGCGTGCGCACCCAGCTGGAGGCCAAGCAGGCCCGGGATGGTCTGCACGATCAGAATGCGGCCCTGGAGGCCGAGGTGGCGCGCCGGATGACCGAAAACGATCTGATCCAGCAGGTCTCCATCCGGGCGCTGGCCCATCTGGCGGAGATCCGCGATCCCGAGACCGGCAATCACATCCTGCGCACCCAGGCCTATGTACGGCTGCTGGCGAGCGCCCTTGCCGGTCACCCCCGCTTTGCCGAGACACTGTCGCCGGATTACATCGATCTGCTGAGCCGCTCCGCCCCCCTGCACGACATCGGCAAGGTCGGCATTCCCGACCATATTCTGCTCAAGCCGGGCAAGCTGACCCCCGAGGAGTGGCAGATCATGCGTACCCACGCCAAGCTCGGCAGCGATGCCATCGAGGAGGCCGAGCGGGATATGGAGCAGCCATTGGCCTTCCTCACCCTGGCCAAGGAGATAGCTCACTGGCACCACGAGAAGTGGGACGGCAGCGGCTACCCGGACGGCCTCTGTGGCGACGCCATTCCTCTCTCGGCCAGGTTGATGACGCTGGCGGATGTGTTTGACGCCCTCATCAGCGTCCGGGTCTACAAGCCAGCCATGTCCTATGAGGAGGCGCGCACCCTGATCCTCTCTGGCAGCGGCCAGCATTTTGACCCGGACGTGGTGGCGGCCTTCGACAGCCATTTCGAACAGTTCGTCACCATAGCCGAGCGTTATCAGGATGACGCCGAGGTTGCCCATGGCTGA